Within Lolium rigidum isolate FL_2022 chromosome 5, APGP_CSIRO_Lrig_0.1, whole genome shotgun sequence, the genomic segment TGAGACAAATTAAAAACTACCCAACTTGCACAGAGTACAAACGCAGATGATAGTATAGAGTGCTAATGTAGTCTCACGCTGGTTCTATACATAGCTTGACTTGTCCCGGGTTTGAAAGTACTTTGTTTCATTTATTCGTTCTACCTTGTTTGATTTTGGTAAACAATACCTATATCCTTACTTGTGGTTTGTGCAGTGCGGTAATTATCGCCCAAGAAAATGGTTGCACAAGCCTTTACAGTAGATTTGGACAAGCCTCTTGTATTTCAGGTAAATGTAACCATATctaattttgtattttttgtCGGCTTTGAAAGCATATTTGGTGTATTGGTTTTATGTCTTTTACATAAACCATTGTAGGttaagtagattttccaaagaaattagtCATGATAGTGTTTTGATTACGGAAGTTCAGTAGCTACAAGTGTTATTAGTTCTTAAAAGCCTATTCTTTGCTCATCTCCAAGATGTATAGAGTACCTATTTTTAGTTTTCCTCCTGTAATTTAAGATAGTCAAATTGTGAAGCTGTTGGTTTCCTCGATTTCACTACTACGTATCATTGTTCTTTGATCATGACTGTTGCCTAATTTCTTCTGCTACGCTTTGGTGTCTTGGTGCATTTGAAAATCGAGCTCTGCTTCGATACGTGTACTCAAATATTTGGGTGTTGTTTTCCAGGTTGGTCATCTAGAGGAACAGTATCAGGACTGGGTTCACCAGCCAATTGTTAGTAAGGAGGGCCCACGATTTTTCGCCAATGATGTTTTGGAGGTGAATATTCAGTTTTTTATTTGCTCTTCATCTATTTGGAACTCCAGATACTTTGTTCTGATGAAGGGTTCATTTCAGTTCTTAACACGGACGAAATGGTGGGCAGTTCCTCTTATTTGGTTGCCTGTTGTTTGCTGGTGCCTGAATCAATCGATCCAAATGGGCCACACAGTTTCCGAAGTGGCGCTGATGGTTGTGGCAGGAATATTTATCTGGACACTGATTGAATACACGTTGCATCGGTACCTGTTCCACATAGATACTAAAAGTTACTGGTAAGTTGTGCTGCCATTTACTGCTGAAGTTTAACAGCTGAGATGAGCATATTCTGATCATAGCTGTTTTGACTTGGCAGGACAAACACAGCTCATTATCTTCTGCATGGATGCCATCACAAGCATCCAATGGATGGACTTCGGCTTGTGTTTCCACCAACTGCTGCAGCCATCTTGTGTTATCCGGTAAATAATCTTCCTCATTCTTTTATTGGTTTCTTGTACATCAAAGAGTGTTAGCCATTCAAACCAAGTTGGTTGCCCTTTGTAAgattgtgatagaaagtgtatttTAACTTCCTTCTTGTCCTACGATGCTGTATTACTTCTTAATGGTGTTCTTCTGCTCTGTCCATCCAGTTCTGGAGTCTAGTCAAGCTCTTTACTACTACGTCTACCACTCCTGGTGTGTTTGGAGGTGGCCTGTTGGGCTATGTGATCTATGATTGCACACACTACTACCTGCATCATGCCCATCCCTCATTCGATCCAGCAAAACATCTGAAGGTGCTTATTTCATTCTGAAGCTTATCAAAACACTCCATATCTTTTTGTGTGCTTACATACATGTTCATTCTGCTCTGCACCAGAAATACCATCTGAACCACCACTTCAGAATTCAAAACAAGGGCTTTGGAATAACATCAACCCTTTGGGATCATGTGTTTGGAACACTGCCTTCAACGAAAACCGCTGACAAGAGCACTTGAGTACCACCATGTGTCATCTTGCAATGCCAAATATCGAGGTCAGGCTTGCCCTATGCCCCTGTGTCTACTTTCCTCATCATATGATCCTGTATCATTACGACCTTAACATGTCTGCATGGAAGGTACACTAGGACTAATAATTTATTGCTCTTGCAGATTCTCCATCGCTAATGACAGTTTCAACGGAGGAACTACTGTTCAGTTACCGATTCTTTGCTGCAGACCAATTTAATTGGAGATCTAAGATAGATGTCACCTAAGTGCTTATCCAGACTTGCAGTCCAGTGTTACCAGTCGTTGGTCGTCCAGATTATGTCTCGTGTGATTCTTGTTAGACCACCTATGTGTACAGAGTTTGTCTAGTGTAGCACCAGCATTAATTTGTGGCTGTTGGTAGCCAGTATAATTTTGGAACATAGTAATTGTTTTCTTGATATATATTGTAAGTTTCCGGTTTTCCTGTTGAATGAACCATTCAGTCTTCCATTCTGGGCCTTGCCTGCTTTTGATGAACAAAAAGATGTTCGTCTGGAATGCAGAATGAGACATGATAAGTGCATGTAGTCTGAAACTGGAAAGCCTTCAGAAGTTTGTTATGTTccctttgatggatttctttataggTTGTTGGATTGTCCTTCACATGTGAGGTTGCCTGCTTGAGGTTATGACTTGTGTGTGGAGACTTTTAACCTATATAAAGAAATCTGTAGTAAGCAAGATGTTTGTATCGGACCATcgatgaaaagaagaaagaataaTCTCTTGTTGAACCGACAAAGAATAATCATGTTGATATGTCGCAGCATTCTCTTCAGACATAAGGGCATCTGCAGCGGGGTGACGCATttcaaatgtccgtttgcgtgggtCCGTGGACGCCATGCGGTccagagcgaccgtttgcgtcggaggTATCTCCAACAGTGCGAACACATTTTTTTAGCGGAGACAACGTCAAGGTCGTTAATGGTGGTTTaacgtcccgtcgaggcctgccgccGATGATTAccagttcccgcgcgatgacGACCATTCCCGCGCTTGCCTAATACGTTGGCAAGTTTTGCCGGTGTTTCACGCGCGCAGGAAACGACGTGCGTGGCAACGCTGTTTCCCGTTCCACCGTGGTTATATATGATGGACACCGGCGGGGTGACGGACACACCTCAAGTTAaaccctaccatccatccatggccgagcacaacCTTCGCTGGGATCAGGTTGTTCACTTGTGCCGCAAAGCCCACCCGGCGGACGAGCAGCTAGTCGCTGACGCTTTTCAGGCCGACCAGCTGGGcccggaggcggcggaggcggaggcggcacaACATGCGCAACTCCGTGAGTGCCTCGCTGCGGCCAGGGCAGAAAtcccgacgccagggccgagctcgccgaggccagggcggcgctcgcggaggcgcgggcggcgatggcggccccaCCCGCGGAcgtcgtcatccacgacatcgccgacgacggcggcgacgtacCCGCCCGCTTCAAGTGCGCCGGTGACCAGCAGATTCTGgtcgcgtccttcgagaccctGGCTGGGGGTGcccagcgccgtcaggcttgggcagcggaggaggaagcccacagctatgtgGTCTCCGTGGGTCGCGGGTACATATGCCCCGACCTGTATTCGCTCCATCGGAGgtgcccttctcccgcgcgggtcgagcaggagaaccgggagctggagggCGCCATCGCGGCCAGGGACGAAACGGTAGCGGAGGTGGCTACGGACATGGCCCACTTCCACGCCCAACTGGCGGCGTtggaggcggcggaggtggaggcagcgacggcggaggcggccaACTCTATGGCCAGGAGAGTCCTGTAGGACTCttctctggccgaggccctcgaacgccacATGCGGCAGGACGGGGTGTCCAATGCGtggcgtgcgcggcgcgcggagtgcgtcaagcgctcccgcttcgacggtGGCGCTgccccctccggcggccagtagtaggccgcgtGACTGCGAGTAACCCAGGCCGTGGTAGGCCGCGCgatggcgagtaggtacggccatcgtagttttaggttaactcgactaaccatctctgtaaagatgatctttttggccaatcaatagtaatgaacaaATATTATGGTTACCCAGTCACTGCCAACCAGGCCCGAATGCAACCACCGCGGACACTTGgcacgtccgcgcagcgtccgcggagacgcaaacctggtgcatatttgggccaggtatgCATCGCCGCGAACggaccggtcactttgcgtcgccccgctggaccagagtccagacgcattttcggtcacggcaaaCGCAAACGGTCTctcggcgtccgtttgcgtcgcccagtttggagatgccctaacatcaATCTGGTAGCCAAGTAGTATAAATTTTAGGCAAAGTAATTGCTTTCCTCAATATACTGTAAGCTTCCAGCTTTTTTGTTGAGTGAGCCCATCCAGTTCAGTTATTTCCACTGCTGGCACTTCCTGCATTTGATAAACAGCAAGAGTGAATGTACAACCGGAGTGCATGAATTGCGCATAGTCTGAAACTGGGAATCCTTTGTCAAAAAGTTCTGTTGCCTTCCTCTTTATGTGTTTCTGGATATGTTTTTGGACCTGGCCTTCTCATGTGGCTGACAGAAGGTGACATGATTAAGAGGGCTTTGCGTGTGCCATCTGGAAAAACTAGTCAGGGTCACGGATACTCGGATAGTAAGGCTACAACCAGACAGTGACACAAGGACATTGCTGACAGAGATAATGCAACGAGTTGTTCTTTTTCATCAGTCGTCTAGTTACCCGCTGCTATTAAATAACCAAGCAAGCATATACTACTGAGATCATAATATTGACATGCAAATGTAGGATGCATGATCTGCAAGCCCTAGTGTAGACTGAAACTAGAAAGCCTTCTTCAGAGACCGATCTAATGGTAGGCTCTGTGGAATGAACATACCTGAGATAATCCAAAGTTCCTGTTCATCAGTTAATTCCCCATACATTTACATGCCGAGACAATATTATCATGACCAAATGGCTCGTGAAGCCGTGCCATGGACATTAAGGAAAATCTCTCGTTCAACTTCATTATATAAGAAGATTAAAAGTATCATCAGCTCCCAAGACAGCAACCAAACACTAGAACATTGATGAGATAATCGAAAGTTTCCATTCATCCATTTAGTTATTTCCCCATACATCTGCATTCTCTAAGACAatattatcatgatcaaatggctaATGAAGCCTGCCATGGCGGCCATGCCCATGCATGTATGAACGGGTCTCATCATGTGGATGGACATAAGACGATTTGGTACTCGCTGTCGCCCTGGCACGTGCGGTACTTCCCGTCGCCGGGGTGGTGGTTCGCGTCGGGGCAGCCGGCGTCCATGCACCGGACGACGCCGTCGGCGATCCCGCCAGGGCTGCACGAGAACTCCATCGGAATGCTGAAGCCATCCACGACGGAGATGCCGTAGATGTCCGGGGCGCCGCCCTCCGCCCCAATGGTGAATTCGGCTAGCGTCGCCGGCGGCTTCCCGGGGAGGACGCAGCGCAGGACGCCGCCGCAGTCGCCGGTGTCGCAGCCGCCGTGGCCGGTCACGGGGTCGAAGGAGCACCCGGTGCGGGGCCAGATCCTTCCGGAGGCGCCGGCGTCCACCTTCAGGGCCCACGTCTCGCCGGGCTTGAGATCCGTACCGCCGACGCCGCGGGCAACCGGGATGGCGCCGGGGAACACCGTGGAGGCGCACCCGTTGGTGATGTAGAAGGTGGCCGCGCCGACACGGCTGGCGGTGAAGGCCACGAGCAGGAGGACGAGGGTCGACGACAAGGCCGCCGGAGCTGCCATTGTGATTGTGGTGAACGTTCTTTCTAGTGGTGGAACGAGTGAGATGCTAGCTAGGGTGTGTTCGTGGAGCGCAGTAGCATGGCTATATATAGATCGAGGGTGGCCGTGCGAGAATCATCGAGGAGAAGAAAACAAGAATACAAACTGTATCAGTACCCGTACTagtattttaaatttttaaagctGAATTTTGTCTCACATTGGCGGACTCATGATTGTGTAACAGCTAACAAGTGGGGTACCTGTCTATGAAGACATGAAGTTTAGAATTTTAATTAGCGGTTAATATGATTCTTAAAGTGTTAATTCCAGAAAAAATAGGCATTTTGGAGATGAATTAGTTTAATTCACGACTCCTAAACCATTGGAGGATTGTGTTATGATTCATGCTAGCCATAAGTTGTAACTTAGCTTTCCTGTTGCACGTGAGGTTGCAATAGAGAAAACTATATCGAAACCATTGGATTGCTTTGTTATTTGTGCTAGTTATGAGTTGCAACCAAGATTTTGGTTACGATCGGAAAATCAGTTTACCGTCCATTAACCAGATTTCACACGCGCACCCCAGGTAAATGGTCTTACATCGAATTAAAAAAAATCACGATCAGAATTTTCAGGTGCGTTCAACCTCTCAAAAATGTCAATTGTGTGTATTTACTTTTATTTTTTGTGTGTTCGTGGTAACTTTTATTGTACCTTCTACTTCTTATAGGAGAGGGACAAGTATAAAATGAAGATGGCTGAAATTTAGTCCGATGATTAGGCCCAACAGGCCCAGCAAACTTCTTCTCGCCCGTTTCACGATCGATAGGTGCCGCACCGACAAGAACCTAGCTGTTGTGCAGAGGTAGAGCATCAACGCTGTGTACGTGGATGCGATCCATGCCGCCGACCGGTTCGCGTTGTGGGATCCTTATACTCATGACCCATGTCGTGTCGAGGCATCCAGCGCCGCCGCGCACAGCGCACCCCGCGGGGCTACCATAAGTTCTACTGCCTCGGCAACTGCAAACCAGCAACGTCGCCGCTGAACCGCCTGAACGGAGGGGCGTCGGAGTCGACTGGGA encodes:
- the LOC124652930 gene encoding dihydroceramide fatty acyl 2-hydroxylase FAH1-like, which encodes MVAQAFTVDLDKPLVFQVGHLEEQYQDWVHQPIVSKEGPRFFANDVLEFLTRTKWWAVPLIWLPVVCWCLNQSIQMGHTVSEVALMVVAGIFIWTLIEYTLHRYLFHIDTKSYWTNTAHYLLHGCHHKHPMDGLRLVFPPTAAAILCYPFWSLVKLFTTTSTTPGVFGGGLLGYVIYDCTHYYLHHAHPSFDPAKHLKKYHLNHHFRIQNKGFGITSTLWDHVFGTLPSTKTADKST
- the LOC124655925 gene encoding thaumatin-like protein; the encoded protein is MAAPAALSSTLVLLLVAFTASRVGAATFYITNGCASTVFPGAIPVARGVGGTDLKPGETWALKVDAGASGRIWPRTGCSFDPVTGHGGCDTGDCGGVLRCVLPGKPPATLAEFTIGAEGGAPDIYGISVVDGFSIPMEFSCSPGGIADGVVRCMDAGCPDANHHPGDGKYRTCQGDSEYQIVLCPST